One part of the Paroedura picta isolate Pp20150507F chromosome 5, Ppicta_v3.0, whole genome shotgun sequence genome encodes these proteins:
- the LOC143838882 gene encoding integrase/recombinase xerD homolog, giving the protein MILQAVLGSVAPSTRRSYLGAAKNFLLFCRTLGCRGDWPMKESLLLSYMAHLWERGASHRTIRVQLAGLSFYSKLFKGWDPGSSFLARRAINGWRRQAPGIPDARRPITKNILQRLLQKLHHICLNKYEVYLTGAAFTLAFYGAFRSGELLSPARTRAGAATVALHDVTLHGDGLLIWLQKSKTDQLGKGISVHIRKHDLPVCPVRWVSKFLKVRPDIVGPLLIHRDGSYFSRFQFMAVLRLCLNELGLPAGQFGSHSFRIGAATQALQDGASTKQIMKLGRWRSAAYKGYLRPDMVH; this is encoded by the coding sequence ATGATTTTACAGGCCGTGCTAGGCTCTGTGGCACCATCTACACGTCGATCGTACTTGGGAGCTGCCAAAAACTTCCTTCTATTTTGCAGAACACTAGGCTGCCGGGGGGACTGGCCTATGAAGGAAAGTTTATTGCTGAGCTACATGGCACATCTGTGGGAGCGTGGGGCATCACATAGAACTATTAGAGTCCAATTAGCGGGACTCTCTTTCTATAGCAAACTGTTTAAGGGTTGGGATCCGGGATCATCGTTTTTGGCAAGAAGGGCCATTAACGGTTGGAGACGTCAAGCCCCTGGGATCCCAGATGCTAGGCGCCCGATTACAAAGAATATTTTACAGAGGTTGCTGCAGAAGTTGCACCACATCTGTTTAAATAAGTATGAGGTCTACCTTACAGGGGCGGCCTTCACGTTGGCCTTTTACGGAGCATTTCGAAGTGGGGAGCTGCTGTCCCCGGCTCGTACTAGGGCAGGGGCAGCTACAGTTGCCTTACATGATGTAACACTTCATGGGGATGGTCTGTTGATTTGGCTCCAGAAATCGAAAACAGATCAATTGGGCAAGGGTATTTCAGTTCACATCCGAAAGCACGACTTACCTGTTTGTCCGGTACGATGGGTATCTAAGTTTTTGAAAGTTCGCCCAGATATTGTTGGGCCGTTATTGATACATCGGGATGGGTCGTACTTTTCCCGATTTCAGTTTATGGCAGTTCTCAGGCTTTGTCTGAATGAGCTAGGATTGCCTGCTGGACAATTTGGTTCACATTCTTTTAGGATTGGGGCCGCTACGCAGGCTTTGCAAGATGGGGCTTCCACAAAACAGATCATGAAACTTGGGCGGTGGCGCTCAGCAGCCTATAAAGGGTACCTGCGCCCAGATATGGTTCACTaa